In Rhododendron vialii isolate Sample 1 chromosome 9a, ASM3025357v1, the following are encoded in one genomic region:
- the LOC131301375 gene encoding GCN5-related N-acetyltransferase 1, chloroplastic has protein sequence MQTPPPSTFIIPIPLRSPLLRLPPHRPHKTSYSVSALLPNPSSSSSYSTSDADLSSRGFHLRRTPDGLNLAHLNSVFAAVGFPKRDPDKIRTALDHTDCLLWVEYEKTKRPVAFARATGDGVFNAIIWDVVVDPSFQGIGLGKAVMERVVGELLGKGIRNIALYSEPRVLGFYRPLGFVADPDGITGMVYSRKPQQKKK, from the coding sequence ATGCAAACTCCTCCACCATCCACATTCATAATCCCAATCCCTCTCCGCTCACCCCTCCTCCGTCTCCCACCTCACCGCCCCCACAAGACCTCCTACTCCGTATCCGCCCTCTTACCaaacccctcctcctcctcctcctactcCACCTCCGACGCCGACCTCTCCTCCCGCGGCTTCCACCTCCGCCGCACCCCCGACGGCCTCAACCTCGCCCACCTCAACTCCGTCTTCGCAGCCGTCGGGTTCCCCAAACGCGACCCGGACAAGATCCGGACCGCGCTGGACCACACGGACTGTCTCCTGTGGGTGGAGTACGAGAAGACGAAGCGGCCGGTGGCGTTCGCGAGGGCGACGGGGGACGGGGTGTTCAACGCGATCATATGGGACGTGGTGGTGGACCCGTCGTTCCAGGGGATAGGGCTGGGGAAGGCGGTGATGGAGAGGGTGGTGGGAGAGCTGCTGGGGAAAGGGATCAGGAATATCGCCTTGTATTCGGAGCCCCGGGTTCTGGGGTTTTATAGGCCGCTGGGGTTTGTGGCGGATCCGGATGGGATTACGGGGATGGTGTACTCCAGAAAACCGCagcagaagaagaaataa
- the LOC131301376 gene encoding uncharacterized protein LOC131301376: MFLMGFISLQSLLDLIVAGFSLVIGLGIFAFTASILCTAAFLQNAKDVS; the protein is encoded by the coding sequence ATGTTCCTGATGGGATTTATTAGTTTGCAGAGCTTGTTGGACCTAATAGTAGCTGGGTTTTCTCTGGTAATTGGGTTGGGGATTTTCGCATTCACTGCTTCCATTCTTTGCACTGCTGCTTTCTTGCAAAACGCCAAGGACGTCTCTTGA
- the LOC131301377 gene encoding chaperonin 60 subunit beta 4, chloroplastic isoform X1 translates to MTTAMAGSLSLVSAISSNHQTFPSFSRKTSASLLNIRAMAKDLYLNRDGSATKKLLAGVDLVANLVGVTLGPKGRNVVLQNKYGPPKIVNDGETVLKEIELEDPLENVGVKLVRQAGAKTNDLAGDGCTTSIVLARGLIAEGAKVTAAGMNPIQISRGIEKTAKALISELKLMSREVEDHELADVAAVSAGNDYAVGNMISEALQRVGRRGFVTIEKGNCAENALKIVEGMQFDRGYLSPYFVTDRRKMIVEFHDCKLLLVDGKITNPKEMFKLLDSAVKEEYPIVIVAEGIEQEALAPVIRNKLRGVLKAAAIKAPAFGERKSHYLDDIATLTGGTVIRDEMGFTLERAGKEVLGTATKVVITKDSTLIVTDGSTQPAVKQRVSQLQNLVKNTEENFQKKILNERIARLSGGIAILQVGAQTQVELKDKQLRIEDALNATKVAAIEEGIVVGGGCSLLRLSLKVEQVKEQLDNEEQKIGAEIFKRALTYPIKQIARNSGVNGNVVIEKVLSHDEPTYGYNAARDSYEDLMAAGIIDPSKVVRCCLEHATSVARTFLTADAVVVDIKEPLPPLPPLRTRKPMPTSGVGPIPPSAFSF, encoded by the exons ATGACAACAGCCATGGCTGGTTCTCTCTCCCTCGTATCAGCAATTTCATCAAACCACCAAACATTTCCCAGTTTTAGTAGGAAAACATCAGCTTCTCTGCTGAACATAAGAGCAATGGCTAAAGACCTTTACTTGAACCGTGATGGTTCTGCTACGAAGAAGCTCCTG gcAGGGGTTGATTTGGTGGCAAATTTGGTTGGAGTGACGTTGGGTCCAAAGGGTAGGAATGTGGTGTTGCAAAACAAATATGGCCCTCCCAAAATTGTCAATGATGGCGAAACTGTTCTCAAAGAG ATAGAGCTGGAAGACCCACTGGAAAATGTCGGAGTGAAATTGGTGAGACAGGCTGGAGCAAAGACAAATGATCTCGCTGGTGATGGTTGCACTACCTCAATTGTGCTTGCTCGAGGTCTGATCGCTGAAGGTGCGAAG GTTACTGCAGCAGGCATGAATCCCATTCAGATCTCCAGAGGCATCGAGAAAACTGCAAAGGCCCTTATTTCTGAACTCAAACTGATGTCCAGAGAG GTTGAGGATCATGAGCTTGCAGATGTTGCTGCCGTAAGCGCAGGGAACGATTATGCAGTAGGAAACATGATTTCTGAAGCTCTTCAACGAGTGGGGAGAAGGGGTTTTGTCACAATTGAGAAAGGAAATTGTGCAGAAAATGCTTTGAAGATTGTAGAAGGAATGCAGTTTGATCGCGGATACTTATCCCCGTACTTTGTAACTGATCGACGAAAAATGATAGTGGAGTTCCACGATTGCAAG TTACTTCTTGTCGACGGAAAAATCACAAACCCAAAGGAGATGTTTAAATTACTGGACAGTGCTGTCAAAGAAGAGTACCCAATTGTGATTGTTGCAGAGGGCATTGAGCAGGAAGCTCTGGCTCCAGTAATTAGGAACAAACTCAGGGGCGTGCTGAAGGCAGCTGCTATAAAAGCTCCTGCCTTTGGCGAGCGCAAGAGCCACTACTTAGATGACATTGCTACCTTGACTGGAG GGACTGTAATCAGGGATGAAATGGGTTTCACCCTAGAAAGGGCTGGAAAAGAGGTACTAGGTACTGCTACAAAAGTGGTGATAACTAAGGATTCTACCTTGATTGTAACTGATGGGAGCACTCAACCGGCTGTTAAGCAGAGGGTTTCTCAGCTCCAAAATCTTGTCAAG AACACAGAAGAAAATTTTCAGAAGAAAATACTGAATGAGCGAATAGCGAGGCTATCTGGAGGAATTGCCATTCTTCAG GTAGGAGCGCAAACACAAGTAGAACTGAAGGATAAACAGTTGAGGATTGAAGATGCTCTGAATGCGACTAAGGTC GCAGCTATTGAAGAAGGCATTGTAGTTGGTGGTGGTTGTAGCCTTTTGAGGCTCTCTCTAAAAGTTGAACAAGTAAAAGAACAACTAGACAATGAAGAGCAGAAG ATTGGAGCTGAGATCTTCAAAAGAGCTTTGACATATCCAATAAAGCAAATAGCCAGAAATTCTGGTGTAAATGGCAACGTCGTCATAGAGAAG GTTCTTTCCCATGATGAGCCAACTTATGGGTACAATGCTGCAAGAGACAGTTATGAGGATTTAATGGCTGCTGGAATAATTGATCCATCAAAG GTAGTTAGATGTTGTTTGGAGCATGCCACATCTGTTGCCAGGACATTTTTGACAGCTGATGCTGTCGTTGTTGACATCAAGGAACCACTGCCCCCGCTGCCCCCCCTTCGGACAAGAAAACCAATGCCAACCTCTG GTGTTGGACCCATCCCCCCATCAGCTTTTAGTTTCTGA
- the LOC131301377 gene encoding chaperonin 60 subunit beta 4, chloroplastic isoform X2, whose product MTTAMAGSLSLVSAISSNHQTFPSFSRKTSASLLNIRAMAKDLYLNRDGSATKKLLAGVDLVANLVGVTLGPKGRNVVLQNKYGPPKIVNDGETVLKEIELEDPLENVGVKLVRQAGAKTNDLAGDGCTTSIVLARGLIAEGAKVTAAGMNPIQISRGIEKTAKALISELKLMSREVEDHELADVAAVSAGNDYAVGNMISEALQRVGRRGFVTIEKGNCAENALKIVEGMQFDRGYLSPYFVTDRRKMIVEFHDCKLLLVDGKITNPKEMFKLLDSAVKEEYPIVIVAEGIEQEALAPVIRNKLRGVLKAAAIKAPAFGERKSHYLDDIATLTGGTVIRDEMGFTLERAGKEVLGTATKVVITKDSTLIVTDGSTQPAVKQRVSQLQNLVKNTEENFQKKILNERIARLSGGIAILQVGAQTQVELKDKQLRIEDALNATKAAIEEGIVVGGGCSLLRLSLKVEQVKEQLDNEEQKIGAEIFKRALTYPIKQIARNSGVNGNVVIEKVLSHDEPTYGYNAARDSYEDLMAAGIIDPSKVVRCCLEHATSVARTFLTADAVVVDIKEPLPPLPPLRTRKPMPTSGVGPIPPSAFSF is encoded by the exons ATGACAACAGCCATGGCTGGTTCTCTCTCCCTCGTATCAGCAATTTCATCAAACCACCAAACATTTCCCAGTTTTAGTAGGAAAACATCAGCTTCTCTGCTGAACATAAGAGCAATGGCTAAAGACCTTTACTTGAACCGTGATGGTTCTGCTACGAAGAAGCTCCTG gcAGGGGTTGATTTGGTGGCAAATTTGGTTGGAGTGACGTTGGGTCCAAAGGGTAGGAATGTGGTGTTGCAAAACAAATATGGCCCTCCCAAAATTGTCAATGATGGCGAAACTGTTCTCAAAGAG ATAGAGCTGGAAGACCCACTGGAAAATGTCGGAGTGAAATTGGTGAGACAGGCTGGAGCAAAGACAAATGATCTCGCTGGTGATGGTTGCACTACCTCAATTGTGCTTGCTCGAGGTCTGATCGCTGAAGGTGCGAAG GTTACTGCAGCAGGCATGAATCCCATTCAGATCTCCAGAGGCATCGAGAAAACTGCAAAGGCCCTTATTTCTGAACTCAAACTGATGTCCAGAGAG GTTGAGGATCATGAGCTTGCAGATGTTGCTGCCGTAAGCGCAGGGAACGATTATGCAGTAGGAAACATGATTTCTGAAGCTCTTCAACGAGTGGGGAGAAGGGGTTTTGTCACAATTGAGAAAGGAAATTGTGCAGAAAATGCTTTGAAGATTGTAGAAGGAATGCAGTTTGATCGCGGATACTTATCCCCGTACTTTGTAACTGATCGACGAAAAATGATAGTGGAGTTCCACGATTGCAAG TTACTTCTTGTCGACGGAAAAATCACAAACCCAAAGGAGATGTTTAAATTACTGGACAGTGCTGTCAAAGAAGAGTACCCAATTGTGATTGTTGCAGAGGGCATTGAGCAGGAAGCTCTGGCTCCAGTAATTAGGAACAAACTCAGGGGCGTGCTGAAGGCAGCTGCTATAAAAGCTCCTGCCTTTGGCGAGCGCAAGAGCCACTACTTAGATGACATTGCTACCTTGACTGGAG GGACTGTAATCAGGGATGAAATGGGTTTCACCCTAGAAAGGGCTGGAAAAGAGGTACTAGGTACTGCTACAAAAGTGGTGATAACTAAGGATTCTACCTTGATTGTAACTGATGGGAGCACTCAACCGGCTGTTAAGCAGAGGGTTTCTCAGCTCCAAAATCTTGTCAAG AACACAGAAGAAAATTTTCAGAAGAAAATACTGAATGAGCGAATAGCGAGGCTATCTGGAGGAATTGCCATTCTTCAG GTAGGAGCGCAAACACAAGTAGAACTGAAGGATAAACAGTTGAGGATTGAAGATGCTCTGAATGCGACTAAG GCAGCTATTGAAGAAGGCATTGTAGTTGGTGGTGGTTGTAGCCTTTTGAGGCTCTCTCTAAAAGTTGAACAAGTAAAAGAACAACTAGACAATGAAGAGCAGAAG ATTGGAGCTGAGATCTTCAAAAGAGCTTTGACATATCCAATAAAGCAAATAGCCAGAAATTCTGGTGTAAATGGCAACGTCGTCATAGAGAAG GTTCTTTCCCATGATGAGCCAACTTATGGGTACAATGCTGCAAGAGACAGTTATGAGGATTTAATGGCTGCTGGAATAATTGATCCATCAAAG GTAGTTAGATGTTGTTTGGAGCATGCCACATCTGTTGCCAGGACATTTTTGACAGCTGATGCTGTCGTTGTTGACATCAAGGAACCACTGCCCCCGCTGCCCCCCCTTCGGACAAGAAAACCAATGCCAACCTCTG GTGTTGGACCCATCCCCCCATCAGCTTTTAGTTTCTGA
- the LOC131301378 gene encoding basic leucine zipper 43: MLEFCFRKHLVVVLLFLINLAHMPSPPPIKPLQSSFCFSLPSLQKTTSKYHHLQIYSLAMLASDVAAIHYLASENLSPFPTDFAMFPNTIPPFQFSNNAFLTNFPNHQLSPPFQDFAPQSSCLSNNSTSDEAEEHQRHTIVDERKQRRMISNRESARRSRMRKQKHLDELWSLVVRLRTENRHLIDKLNHVSECHDKVVQENVQLKEEASDLHQVIIDLHLGSPLPSLRDLEEVTCNTAHLRAESSNQSITTTSTNMLH; the protein is encoded by the coding sequence ATGCTCGAGTTCTGCTTTCGTAAGCACCTTGTAGTAGTACTGTTATTCTTGATCAATCTGGCCCACATGCCTTCTCCTCCCCCTATAAAGCCTCTCCAATCCTCATTCTGTTTTTCCCTACCATCTCTGCAAAAAACAACTTCCAAATATCACCACCTTCAAATATATAGCCTAGCCATGCTTGCATCAGATGTTGCAGCAATCCACTACCTAGCTTCTGAAAACCTATCCCCATTCCCTACTGACTTCGCCATGTTTCCGAACACCATTCCACCATTCCAGTTTTCCAACAATGCATTCCTGACCAACTTTCCAAATCACCAActctctcctcctttccaaGATTTTGCTCCCCAGTCCTCGTGCTTAAGCAACAACTCCACCTCCGACGAGGCAGAGGAGCACCAACGCCATACCATCGTTGACGAGAGGAAGCAACGGCGGATGATTTCCAACCGAGAGTCTGCCAGGAGGTCTCGGATGCGAAAACAGAAGCACCTCGACGAGCTGTGGTCACTGGTGGTCCGCCTGAGGACCGAAAATCGCCACCTCATCGACAAGCTGAACCACGTGTCCGAATGTCATGATAAAGTTGTTCAAGAGAATGTACAGCTGAAGGAAGAAGCATCTGACCTCCACCAAGTGATCATTGACCTCCACTTAGGGAGCCCTTTACCTTCTCTGAGAGACCTGGAAGAGGTTACTTGCAACACAGCTCATCTCAGAGCTGAATCTTCCAACCAATCCATCACAACTACTTCCACTAATATGCTTCACTGA